Genomic segment of Gloeocapsa sp. PCC 7428:
CTCAGCCACACGACGCCCTAATGCTTTGCAAATTTCCAAGTCTTCTGATGTTGGTTGCAACTCGCCTTGTCCGCCTGCTATTGTTGTCGCCCCATAGGGTGTACCGCCACGCGCTTCTGTGTGAATCATTCCTGGTATAGAGTAAGGCACGCCGACAATAAGCATACCTAAGTGTAATAGCGGAACCATCATTGTTAGTAGCGTTGTTTCTTGTCCGCCGTGAGTCGAAGCTGTAGAGGTAAATACAGCGGCTGGTTTACCTTCCATTTCACCCTTAAGCCATAGCTGTGCGGTTGAATCGATTAGCTGCTTCATTTGCGCACACATATTACCGTATCGAGTCGGAGAACCCAAAATCACAGCGTCAGCTTCGCGCAAATCATCAACAGTGCAAATGGGTATATCTTTTTGCTGTTCGCGTACTTGGCTGGCAAACTCGTTTTGATCGATAATTTTGTCAACTTCAGGAAACTCTTGTACGCGGCGTAGCATCACTTCGGCTTGCGCAATTTGACTTGCACCTTCTGCGACAGCTTTTGCCATCTGCAATGTGTGACCATACATCGAGTAATAGACAACTAAAATTTTCATTTTTACCTCTTGAATAAATACTGCAAAACCGCCTAGCGACTAAAGTCGCGCCTCAAAAACTAAGTCCACCTGCGTGGACTAACGAAACAACAAGGGTTGTTAAAAACCTATTCGGTTTCGTCTGTTTAGCTGCGGTTTCAATCGCTAAGCGTATGCAAAAAATTTCTTGGTTACGCCAAGTCGAATAGCAAAATTTCTGCACCGCTATCTGTGTTGATTTTGAGTAACTCAGCTTCATTGATAGCGACACCATCACCTGCTTGCAAGGCGTGTCCGTTAAGATTTACAGCACCTCTTGCTACTTGTAACCAGCCGTAGCGGTTGGGTTGCAATTGATAAGATAGGCGATCGCCTGCTTGCAGTACTGAACTGTACAAATCGACATCTTGGTGAATCTTAACGGCATCATCGCGCGCGTCACTTGATGCAATTAGTCGCAGTTGTGATTGTCTCTCGGCTAGGGGAAACATCCGCTGTTCGTAACTTGGTTCTAATCCTTGCTGATTCGGTAAAATCCAAATTTGCAGCAGATGAACTGAGTCGGTTTTTGAAGGATTAAATTCACTATGAACAATTCCTGTTCCCGCACTCATCCGCTGGACTTCGCCTGGTGTAACGATTGCACCGTTACCTAAGCTATCTTTATGTTCGAGTGCGCCTTCGAGTACATAAGTAATAATTTCCATGTCACGATGACCGTGTGCGCCAAATCCTCTTCCTGGATGAACGCGGTCTTCATTGATGACACGCAAAGCCCGAAATCCCATGTGGTCGGGATCGTAGTAATTCGCAAAGGAAAATGTGTGGTAGGTGTCTAGCCAACCATGATTTGCATGACCGCGATCGCTTGCTGGACGTAATGTAATCATCACTTCCTCCTTAGTTTTAAATTAAATCGTTTAATGTTAAAGTAATTGTGCAAAAAAACAGCACCAACAATTATTCTTTTTTACCCAACCGCCGACATAAACGACCAAGTTCTTCTTGTTCAGAGGTACTCAATATAGCCATTTCCGTCACCACAGCCGCGACATGAGTTGGAAAGATGCGACTGATTAACTGTTTTCCCGTTTCGGTCAAGTTGACTCGAATACAACGGCGATCGTCAGGTTCGCGTTCGCGTTTCACTAACTCTCGCTTCTCCAAATTATCAATGACCAAAGTGATATTACCACCACTTTTCAGAAGTTTTGCGGCGAGGTCGCGTTGATACATCGAACCCAGGTGGTACAGCGCCTCTAGGACACCAAATTGTGTAATCGTCAAGTTTGTTTCATCCAAATGACGATGAATCCGAGATGATATTGAATCTGCGGCACGTACCAACTTAATATACGTGTCTAATGCTCTTACCTCTTCTTCTGTACCATGATGTCGCGTTCCCATTTATAGTTTAACATTAAATAATTTAATATTAAAATATCATGCTTGTCTTTTTCTTGTCAACTACTTCAATTTCACTAGCTTGGCGAATAAATTCGCTGCTAGACAAACCCTGTCCACCTTCGTGGACTTACTACTAAAAGCTAACCGTCTTGACTGCTGGCTTGTTGTAGAAGTTCTTGGGTACTTTTTGCCCACTGCGAATTGCCTTGAGATGCGTACAAGGTTTTGGCAGATTGCAAGACTATTTGTGCGTTTTGATGTTGCCCTAGATGCATATAGGCTAGTCCTGCGGCATAGTACGCATTTGCATAGTTTCTGTTTGCTAAAGCAGTCTGACGAAAGGCTTCTAGTGCCGATTGGAAATTGCCTTGCCCAAATAGAATCGCGCCTATATTGTAATGAGCTTCAGCATAGTTTGGTTTAAGTTTAATGGCTTCGCGAAAGGCGGCGATCGCTTGGTCAACTTGATTTTGTTGAAGATAGACGACACCTAAATGATAAGTAATTTCTGGGAGGTTTGGGCTGTATTTAAGTGCTGTATTGTACGCTGCGATCGCACCTTGCCAATCTTGTTGTTGCTCTTTGACTAAACCTAGGTTGTAGTGTGCTAGTCCTAAATTTGGTTCCAGTTTTATTGCGTTTTGTAAAAATTCTTGTGCTTGTTGGGCGTTGTTTCCTTCTAATAGAACTGCTCCTAAGTTAGCATAAGCTAAGGCAAACTTTGGTTCAACTTGAATTGCGCGATAAAATGCATCTGCGGCGGGTTGGAGTTGTCCAGTTTCACGCAAGGCAAGTCCTAAATTGTAGTGTGCTGGGGCTAATTTAGGATCGAGCTTAGTTGCTGTTTCAAACGCGGCGATCGCCTCTTTGAGTTTGTTTTGCTGTATTAATTTTAGTCCCTGGTTGACCCAATCTGTAGCAGTTTGGGAACTTGCTTGTGCTAAAGAAGAAGTCGTTAAGCCTGCTTTGGCAAAAGCCATTACGGAGAGTATGGATATTAAGAATACGACTAATTTTTTTGAAATGAGTTCAAATAATCTAAATTCTGACATTCCTTTATAAAAATTCAAAATCTTGGATAAAAGTTTGTTTAGCTTAACTATTATTAAGCTAAATCTTACAAGAGACTACGATTTTTGTTGCTCTGATTAAAGATAGGTAATAGTAAGATTAAATAACAGATAATTTCCTACAGCATCATTATCGCTTCTCGAATCAAAAGATGCAGTGCTTTCATGAGCAAAGCTCAGGAGGATTTTATGAACGAAAAAGGAAAAATGGGCTTGCACAATGTTGCCATTGTCGGCCCATATTTAAGTGGTAAAACGACGTTACTAGAAAGTTTGCTTTTTGTAACTGGGGCAATCTCCCGCAAGGGTAGTATCCGCGACGGTAATACGGTAGGAGATAGCGCCACCGAAGCCCGCGATCGCCACATGAGTGTAGAAGTTAATGCCGCCAGTACAGAGTATAACGGAGTCCGCTTTAACTTTATCGACTGTCCTGGCTCGGTAGAATTTGCCCAAGAAACTTATAACGCGCTGATGGGAGTTGATGCAGCGATTGTTGTTTGCGAACCAACAAACGATAATTCTAACGAATCAAAGCAACGCCTGCTGACACTCGCACCAATATTTAAATTCTTAGACGACTGGGAAATTCCTCACCTAATCTTCGTTAATAAAATGGACAAAGGCAGTAGCAACTTTATGGAGATGTTGCACGCCTTAAAATCAATCTCTAGCCGTCCGATTGTTCCCCATCAATATCCGATCGCACAAGGCGAACAAATTACCGGATTTATTGACTTAGTAAGCGAGCAAGCTTATCAGTATCATGCAGGTGCAGCTTGCGATCCAATTCCGTTTCCTGAAGCGTTTAAGGAACAGGAACAAGCAGCACGTACGGAAATGTTGGAAGAACTCGCCAACTTTGACGATCGCTTGTTAGAAGAACTGCTAGAAGAAATTAACCCACCGCAAGAAGAAATTGTACAAGATCTCCAACTCGAATTAGGTGCAGATTTAGTAGTTCCCGTATTTTTTGGAGTTGCTGAACAAGATTTTGGCGTGCGATCGCTCCTCAAAGCACTTCTACGCGAAGCACCAACACCAGAAACAACCGCAGAACGTCGCGGCGTTGTTTTACACAGCGAAGCACCATTAGCGCAGGTTCTCAAAACTTACTACACTCCCCAAGGTGGCAAAATATCGTTAGTACGAGTTTGGCAAGGTAAGTTAACGGACGGTATTGTTCTCAATGGAGTGCGTGCAGGTGGTATTTATCGCTTGATGGGACAACAAACAACTTCACTCACTGAGGCGCAAGCAGGCGACATCGTAGCACTCTCGCGCTTAGAAGGAATTCACACAGGAGATACGCTGTCATCGAATAGCGAACTTGCTTCAGAATTACCGAAAGCTGAACATTTAGACCCAGTATATGCTTTGGCAATTACGCCTGAAAAACGCAATGATGAGGTCAAACTCAGTGGAGCGCTCAGTAAACTTTTAGAAGAAGATCCTGCACTTTATTGGGAACAACATGGCGACACGCACGAAGTGATTTTGTGGGGTCAAGGTGAAATTCACCTGCAAGTTGCTTTAGATCGATTGCGGCGGAAATATAATTTGCCAATGACGACACATCTGCCACAAGTACCCTACAAAGAGACTATTCGTAAACCAATTGCTTCGGTACACGGGCGTTATAAGCACCAGAGTGGCGGTCACGGTCAGTTTGGCGACGTATATTTAGAGATCAAACCGTTACCACGCGGCGAAGGCTTTGATTTCAAGGAAACGATTGTTGGTGGAGTCGTACCAAAGCAGTATATTCCAGGCGTGGAAACAGGAGTTCGCGAATATCTCGCACACGGACCTTTAGGCTTCCCGATTGTGGATGTTGCGGTTACACTCACAAACGGTTCTTACCATAGTGTAGATAGTTCTGAACAAGCCTTTAAGCAAGCTGCGCGAATTGCGATGCAAACCGGAATACCGCAAGGCGAACCTACACTACTCGAACCGATTGTATCAATTGAAGTAACAACACCAAATGAATTTACATCTAAGGTGTTGCAACTTGTCAGCGGACGCCGAGGACAAATTTTAGGTTACGAAGGGAGAAGTGATTGGCACGGTTGGGATAATGTGACTGCGTACTTGCCACAAGCCGAAATGCACAACTTTATTATTGAGTTGCGATCGCTAACTTTAGGCGTTGGTTCGTTCCACTGGCAATATCATCATCTTCAAGAAGTTCCCGAAAAGCTAGCTGAGCGAGTTTGCTCAACTACTAATGGCAATGGTAACGGCAACAACAACGGCAATAATCATCGTTGAAGAAGAGATTAGAGGTCAAGGGTCAAAAGTTAGAGTCTTTTGAAACTGCATGATTGGGAAGGTTGATTTGCCTTCCCTTTACATTAATTTGACGTTATTTCGATTTTGTAAAGTCCACGCAGGTGGACTTCGTTTACTAGCTGCGAATTCCTTCGCCGTGCTATCAATCATATTTATTTAAGCAAACGACTGATCCTGAGTATGAGTAACCATCCCCAAGCCTGGTATATCATTAAACGTCCCACAGGTCACTGCGAAGTTGTACCGAGCGATCGCACTGATGACAAACTACACGTATCAGCTAAAGACCGTTGGGGACCTTTTTCTTCGCAAGAAGAAGCCTTCGCACGGCGGATAGGTTTAATTCGGGCTGGTAAATGCCAACCTATGTAAACCAAGTACAGACGATCAACCCTCTACTGCGGCGTGACTCCTGCTTGATTACCACGCTTCGCCGCAATTTCTTTTTGCAATACATTTAAGGCAGTAGAGTATTGCGGATCGGCAGGTGTACCAATTTTTTCGCGGTCTTGAACGAGCGATTCTTTTTGTTGATCGGTAAGTTCGACTACCACATCAGGACTGATTCCCGATTTATTGATATCGCGACCGTTAGGGGTAAAGTATTTAGCAATTGTCACAGCCAAACCTGACCCATCACCTAACCCGCGTACCGACTGCACTAAGCCTTTACCAAAGGTTTTTGTTCCGACAACGACAGCGCGTTTGTTATCTTGTAAAGCACCTGCCAGAATTTCACTCGCACTCGCTGAACCACCATCAACCAGAACTACAACAGGTTTATCTGTCAAGGCGCGGTGGCTAGATTTTTCAATGTCTCTTTTTCCTTGGCGATCAACTGTCGAGACAATCGTGCCATCTTGCAACCACATTTGTGCAATTTCTACGCTGGAAAACAGCAAACCACCTGGATTAGAACGTAGATCAAGAATATATCCTTGAACTTGCTTGTTCTCTAAATCTCGAATTGCATTGCGCATTTCTGCTGCGGCATTCGCACTAAACTGAGTTAAACGAATGTAGCCCACATTTCCGATTGGAGACGTTTCCTGACTGTAGCGGACGGGGTGCAATTCAATTCGCGCCCGTGTAATTTGAAACTCTCGCTGCTGGTTTTCTCGCTGAATCGTCAACCGTACTTGAGTGCCTGGCTTGCCCTTAATCATGGATACTGCTTGATTGATATCCATGCCTTCCGTACTTTGACCGTCGATTTGGAGAATAATATCTTTAGCAAGAATGCCAGCCCGTGCGGCTGGAGTGTCTTCAATGGGAGCAATCACAGTCAATTTATTCGTTTTCTCGTCCTGGGCGATTTGAATTCCAATACCCGTCAGTTCTCCAGAAGTTTCAACTTGCATATTTTTGAACTCATCTGGGTCCATAAAGCGAGTGTAGGGGTCATCTAGCTTTTTGAGCATCTCGCGAATGGCTTTGTAGGCATCTTCTTTGCTGCTGTAAGACCGGTTGAGATACTCGCGGCGCACAGCTTGCCAATTCGCTTGGTTAAATGTGCCGTCTACATATTGACGGTCAATAATCTGCCAGACTTCATCTACTAATTCCTTGGGACTTTCTTGAAAAAAAGCCTGACCTCGCGAGTGAATCCCCGCACCAGCGATCGCAACTGTTGTCAGCATTGCTGCTGTTGCACCCAGAACAAGCCCACGTTTTGAAATGACCATAATGACTGCAAAAGTCGGAGGGAAAATGCAATTCAAGTATGCTCAATGTAACACACGATCTCAGTGAATAGGGTTCGGATACTAGGGGTCGGGGGGCTGAAATTAAAAAATTTACGAAGGATAAATATTCTTCACTATTCCTTCACCATTCTTAATTTATTCAACAATTTCCCAAACCCCTAATCTTTAACAGTTTATGGTTCTACCCACCGTCCGTCTGCTTTAATTAGATTGATTAACTCTTCAACGCCTTGAGCTTCAGGAACGCGCTTGATTTCATCTCGACCTCGATACAACGAAATGTAACCAGGTTGCTTACCGACATAGCCATAATCTGCGTCTGCCATTTCTCCTGGTCCATTGACAATACAACCCATGACAGCAATATCCAAGCCCGTCAGGTGTTTCGTTGCTTCGCGTACTTTGTGTAATACCTCTTCTAAATTGAACAAAGTACGACCGCAAGAAGGACAAGCGACATACTCTACCATCGTCTTGCGTAAGCCAAGAGCTTGTAAAATGCTGTAGCAAACCGGAATTTCTTTTTCCGGTGCTTCGGTGAGTGATACGCGGATCGTATCGCCAATTCCTTCGGCTAAAAGCGTTCCAATACCTGCGGTGGACTTGATGCGACCGTACTCACCATCACCCGCTTCGGTGACACCGAGATGCAACGGGTAATCCATACCTAATTCATCCATTCTTTGCGCCATCAAGCGATAGGCAGCAAGCATGACAGGAACGCGTGAAGCTTTGAGGGAAACGACTAAGTTACGAAAATCTAATGATTCGCAGATGCGAATGAACTCCAAGGCAGATTCTACCATGCCTTCGGGTGTATCGCCGTAGGTAAACAACATTCTTTCGGCAAGCGAACCGTGGTTGACACCGATGCGCATTGCTTTACCTTGGTCGCGCAAGGAGATGACTAAGGGTTCTAATGTTTCGCGAATTTTTTCACCGATTTCATCAAATTCGGCTTGCGTGTATTCTGTTCGGTCGGTCTTTGGTTTTTCAAATACGTATAACCCTGGGTTGATTCGCACTTTGTCTACGTGCTTGGCAACTTCTAGTGCAATTTTCATGCCATTGTGATGCACGTCCGCAACAAGTGGTACAGGCTGATAAGTTTGATGTAGTTTTTGTTTGATTTCTGCTAAGGCTTTAGCATGAGCCATACTGGGTACAGTAACTCGGACAATCTCACAGCCAATTTCGTGCAAGCGCCGAATCGCAGCAACGGAGCCATCTACATCAAGTGTGTCTTCGTTAATCATCGATTGCACCACGACGGGATAGCCACCGCCAATAGTGACATTGCCAACTTTCACCGGACGAGTTTTGCGGCGATGAATTGTGGTGTCAGTTAATAGCCCAGAGGTTGGGTTAATCGTAGTTGATGGAGTAGGCAAGGTTTGCATAACGCTGTCCGCTGGTTACTTGCGAAAGATTCAGATATTCCTCTCTGTTTTTCAGAGTGCCACACTTGTGTCAAATTTGGTGGAAACAGCGCTAGTTTAAACTATAAGAATGCACGATTGGCAGATATAACAGCGGTCGGAGGTCGAAGGTCAGATTCTTCAAACGCT
This window contains:
- the ispG gene encoding (E)-4-hydroxy-3-methylbut-2-enyl-diphosphate synthase, which produces MQTLPTPSTTINPTSGLLTDTTIHRRKTRPVKVGNVTIGGGYPVVVQSMINEDTLDVDGSVAAIRRLHEIGCEIVRVTVPSMAHAKALAEIKQKLHQTYQPVPLVADVHHNGMKIALEVAKHVDKVRINPGLYVFEKPKTDRTEYTQAEFDEIGEKIRETLEPLVISLRDQGKAMRIGVNHGSLAERMLFTYGDTPEGMVESALEFIRICESLDFRNLVVSLKASRVPVMLAAYRLMAQRMDELGMDYPLHLGVTEAGDGEYGRIKSTAGIGTLLAEGIGDTIRVSLTEAPEKEIPVCYSILQALGLRKTMVEYVACPSCGRTLFNLEEVLHKVREATKHLTGLDIAVMGCIVNGPGEMADADYGYVGKQPGYISLYRGRDEIKRVPEAQGVEELINLIKADGRWVEP
- a CDS encoding MarR family winged helix-turn-helix transcriptional regulator, encoding MGTRHHGTEEEVRALDTYIKLVRAADSISSRIHRHLDETNLTITQFGVLEALYHLGSMYQRDLAAKLLKSGGNITLVIDNLEKRELVKREREPDDRRCIRVNLTETGKQLISRIFPTHVAAVVTEMAILSTSEQEELGRLCRRLGKKE
- the wrbA gene encoding NAD(P)H:quinone oxidoreductase → MKILVVYYSMYGHTLQMAKAVAEGASQIAQAEVMLRRVQEFPEVDKIIDQNEFASQVREQQKDIPICTVDDLREADAVILGSPTRYGNMCAQMKQLIDSTAQLWLKGEMEGKPAAVFTSTASTHGGQETTLLTMMVPLLHLGMLIVGVPYSIPGMIHTEARGGTPYGATTIAGGQGELQPTSEDLEICKALGRRVAEVTAKVRS
- a CDS encoding elongation factor G codes for the protein MNEKGKMGLHNVAIVGPYLSGKTTLLESLLFVTGAISRKGSIRDGNTVGDSATEARDRHMSVEVNAASTEYNGVRFNFIDCPGSVEFAQETYNALMGVDAAIVVCEPTNDNSNESKQRLLTLAPIFKFLDDWEIPHLIFVNKMDKGSSNFMEMLHALKSISSRPIVPHQYPIAQGEQITGFIDLVSEQAYQYHAGAACDPIPFPEAFKEQEQAARTEMLEELANFDDRLLEELLEEINPPQEEIVQDLQLELGADLVVPVFFGVAEQDFGVRSLLKALLREAPTPETTAERRGVVLHSEAPLAQVLKTYYTPQGGKISLVRVWQGKLTDGIVLNGVRAGGIYRLMGQQTTSLTEAQAGDIVALSRLEGIHTGDTLSSNSELASELPKAEHLDPVYALAITPEKRNDEVKLSGALSKLLEEDPALYWEQHGDTHEVILWGQGEIHLQVALDRLRRKYNLPMTTHLPQVPYKETIRKPIASVHGRYKHQSGGHGQFGDVYLEIKPLPRGEGFDFKETIVGGVVPKQYIPGVETGVREYLAHGPLGFPIVDVAVTLTNGSYHSVDSSEQAFKQAARIAMQTGIPQGEPTLLEPIVSIEVTTPNEFTSKVLQLVSGRRGQILGYEGRSDWHGWDNVTAYLPQAEMHNFIIELRSLTLGVGSFHWQYHHLQEVPEKLAERVCSTTNGNGNGNNNGNNHR
- the ctpC gene encoding carboxyl-terminal processing protease CtpC; the protein is MVISKRGLVLGATAAMLTTVAIAGAGIHSRGQAFFQESPKELVDEVWQIIDRQYVDGTFNQANWQAVRREYLNRSYSSKEDAYKAIREMLKKLDDPYTRFMDPDEFKNMQVETSGELTGIGIQIAQDEKTNKLTVIAPIEDTPAARAGILAKDIILQIDGQSTEGMDINQAVSMIKGKPGTQVRLTIQRENQQREFQITRARIELHPVRYSQETSPIGNVGYIRLTQFSANAAAEMRNAIRDLENKQVQGYILDLRSNPGGLLFSSVEIAQMWLQDGTIVSTVDRQGKRDIEKSSHRALTDKPVVVLVDGGSASASEILAGALQDNKRAVVVGTKTFGKGLVQSVRGLGDGSGLAVTIAKYFTPNGRDINKSGISPDVVVELTDQQKESLVQDREKIGTPADPQYSTALNVLQKEIAAKRGNQAGVTPQ
- a CDS encoding pirin family protein, which translates into the protein MITLRPASDRGHANHGWLDTYHTFSFANYYDPDHMGFRALRVINEDRVHPGRGFGAHGHRDMEIITYVLEGALEHKDSLGNGAIVTPGEVQRMSAGTGIVHSEFNPSKTDSVHLLQIWILPNQQGLEPSYEQRMFPLAERQSQLRLIASSDARDDAVKIHQDVDLYSSVLQAGDRLSYQLQPNRYGWLQVARGAVNLNGHALQAGDGVAINEAELLKINTDSGAEILLFDLA
- a CDS encoding lipopolysaccharide assembly protein LapB, with translation MAFAKAGLTTSSLAQASSQTATDWVNQGLKLIQQNKLKEAIAAFETATKLDPKLAPAHYNLGLALRETGQLQPAADAFYRAIQVEPKFALAYANLGAVLLEGNNAQQAQEFLQNAIKLEPNLGLAHYNLGLVKEQQQDWQGAIAAYNTALKYSPNLPEITYHLGVVYLQQNQVDQAIAAFREAIKLKPNYAEAHYNIGAILFGQGNFQSALEAFRQTALANRNYANAYYAAGLAYMHLGQHQNAQIVLQSAKTLYASQGNSQWAKSTQELLQQASSQDG